The following proteins are encoded in a genomic region of Periophthalmus magnuspinnatus isolate fPerMag1 chromosome 10, fPerMag1.2.pri, whole genome shotgun sequence:
- the LOC117377465 gene encoding protocadherin gamma-C5-like, with protein MTERMGRGAVAWRTLCWHYFFLLWSWTHAQTRYSIPEELKQGSVVGNIAKDLGLDLTDIFERKLRVAAEAGKQYFTVDSGKGELVVNDRIDREALCGQSASCVLPLQVVTENPLQLHRIEVEIRDINDNSPVFVTKQHVLEIAESTVAGVRFPLETAEDSDVGSNSVKSYSLSKSECFSLKMKALPGGLQTPELVLEKMLDREKESVHEMLVTALDGGNPAKSGIMKITVTVLDINDNIPLFTKPVYNLTIPENTVSGTVLVKVEATDPDEGANGQVEYAFAQHTPESLLSLFDVNPDTGEISLAGQLDYELSAVYDLRITAKDKGVPGMQGHCRVQIIVIDINDNVPEIILTSTPNPVREDAPKGTVVALISARDLDSGDNGKVVLKLPVGSPFTLKPSFSNNYALVTSGSLDRESFPFYNIEITATDSGSPPLSSKKTIPVSISDVNDNPPVFSQSSYNVYLKENGLPGSILYSVSASDLDFGENAKVSYSILESKVQDVSVSSYVYINSENGSIYSMHSFDYEKLKVFQIVVQAKDQGSPSLSSNTTVHVFILDQNDNAPAVIYPSSAGLGSLSLQRMPRSAKAGHLVTKVTAVDADSGHNAWISYKVAEATDASLFGVNQYTGEVRTKRAVAEQDDSSQRLLIEIRDDGEPVQSATVTVSILMEDGLHEPILDIRHKAAESGGKTGRLALYLILSLASVSVLSLVTFLILAVKCVRNSRGSASCCVRRSDCDDYKNPNRNLQIQLNTDGPIKYVEVLGGDMMSQSQSFRSCMSPMSEYSDFTLIKPSSTSDFKEVISVLDASLPDSTWTFESQQVST; from the coding sequence ATGACAGAAAGGATGGGTCGTGGAGCTGTGGCGTGGCGGACGCTCTGTTGGCATTATTTCTTTCTCTTGTGGAGTTGGACACACGCACAGACTCGTTACAGCATCCCAGAGGAACTGAAGCAGGGCTCTGTGGTAGGAAATATCGCCAAAGATCTTGGTTTGGATTTAACAGACATTTTTGAGCGTAAGCTGCGTGTCGCTGCTGAGGCTGGGAAGCAGTATTTCACTGTGGACTCGGGGAAGGGTGAGCTGGTGGTGAACGACAGAATAGACAGAGAGGCTTTATGTGGACAAAGCGCCAGCTGCGTGCTGCCTCTGCAGGTCGTGACAGAAAATCCACTGCAGCTCCATCGGATAGAAGTAGAAATACGAGATATTAATGATAATTCACCGGTGTTTGTGACCAAGCAACATGTCTTGGAAATAGCAGAGTCGACTGTCGCGGGGGTTCGTTTTCCCTTAGAGACAGCTGAAGACTCAGATGTGGGAAGCAATTCTGTTAAATCTTACAGTTTGAGTAAAAGTGAATGTTTTAGTCTAAAAATGAAAGCGTTGCCTGGTGGTCTTCAGACCCCTGAACTTGTGTTAGAGAAAATGCTTGACAGGGAAAAAGAAAGTGTTCATGAAATGCTCGTAACTGCATTGGACGGAGGCAATCCTGCTAAAAGTGGAATCATGAAAATTACAGTTACTGTCCTTGATATTAATGACAATATCCCCCTTTTTACCAAACCTGTGTACAACTTAACTATCCCTGAGAACACTGTGTCAGGGACAGTGCTAGTTAAAGTTGAAGCCACAGACCCGGATGAAGGTGCAAATGGACAGGTTGAATACGCATTTGCTCAACATACTCCAGAGTCTTTGTTATCTTTGTTTGACGTAAATCCAGATACCGGTGAAATATCACTAGCTGGACAGTTGGACTATGAGCTCAGTGCCGTTTATGATTTGCGAAtaacagcaaaagacaaaggtGTTCCTGGAATGCAGGGACATTGTCGTGTGCAGATAATAGTAATAGACATTAACGATAACGTGCCAGAAATTATTCTTACTTCAACCCCTAACCCAGTGCGCGAGGACGCACCCAAGGGAACTGTAGTAGCTTTAATAAGTGCAAGAGACCTAGACTCGGGCGATAATGGCAAAGTAGTGTTAAAGTTACCAGTGGGGTCGCCCTTTACTCTGAAACcttcattttctaataattacgCGCTTGTCACGAGTGGTTCTTTAGACCGAGAGAGTTTCCCATTTTATAATATAGAGATAACAGCCACAGACtcgggctctcctcctctctccagtaAGAAAACTATCCCTGTCAGTATCTCAGATGTGAACGACAACCCTCCAGTCTTCTCTCAGTCCTCATATAACGTGTATTTAAAAGAGAACGGGCTCCCTGGCTCTATACTGTACTCAGTGTCAGCCTCGGACCTGGATTTTGGAGAAAACGCCAAAGTGTCTTATTCTATTCTGGAGTCTAAAGTGCAGGACGTGTCAGTGTCGTCTTATGTCTACATTAACTCAGAGAACGGCAGCATCTACAGCATGCACTCGTTTGACTATGAGAAGCTCAAGGTGTTTCAGATCGTGGTCCAGGCCAAGGACCAGGGCTCTCCGAGTCTCAGCAGCAACACCACGGTCCATGTTTTTATCCTGGACCAGAACGACAACGCCCCCGCTGTTATTTACCCCTCCTCCGCTGGCCTgggctccctctctctccagagGATGCCCCGCTCCGCTAAAGCGGGTCACCTGGTTACCAAGGTGACGGCCGTGGACGCGGACTCGGGCCATAACGCGTGGATCTCGTACAAAGTGGCGGAGGCCACGGACGCGTCTCTGTTCGGTGTGAACCAGTACACAGGGGAGGTGAGGACTAAACGCGCTGTGGCCGAGCAGGACGACTCCTCTCAGAGGCTGCTCATAGAGATCAGGGACGACGGTGAACCGGTGCAGTCCGCCACCGTCACGGTGTCCATCTTGATGGAGGACGGTCTGCACGAGCCCATCCTGGACATCAGGCACAAAGCAGCGGAGTCCGGAGGGAAAACTGGCCGCCTCGCGCTCTATCTGATCCTGTCTCTGGCCTCGGTGTCCGTGCTGTCTCTGGTGACTTTTCTCATCTTAGCGGTGAAATGTGTGAGGAACAGCAGGGGCAGCGCGAGCTGCTGCGTCAGACGCAGCGACTGTGACGATTACAAGAACCCCAACAGAAACCTGCAGATCCAGCTCAACACTGACGGACCTATAAAGTATGTGGAGGTCCTGGGGGGAGACATGATGTCTCAGAGTCAGTCGTTCAGGTCGTGTATGTCTCCAATGTCAGAGTACAGTGACTTCACTTTGATTAAGCCCAGCAGCACCTCAGACTTTAAGGAGGTCATCAGTGTCTTGGATGCGTCTCTTCCAGACAGCACGTGGACATTTGAGAGCCAACAGGTGAGTACATGA